ACGCTGCTGCAGCTGCCGCTCACCCGCGCCGACCTGGCCGGGATGACGGGGTCGACCCCGGAGTCGGTGTCGCGGGTGATGAGCCGACTGGTCGCCGACGGTGTCGTGGAGACCGGGCGTCGGTGGACGGCGGTGCTGGACCGTGACCGGCTGGAGGAGCTCAGCGGAACGCGGAGTGCCCGGTGAGGGCCTGCCCGACGACGAGGGTGTGCACCTCGGAGGTGCCCTCGTAGGTCAGCACCGACTCCAGGTTGCTGGCGTGCCGCATCACCGGGTAGTCCAGGGTGATGCCGTTGGCGCCCAGCAGGGTCCGGGCCTCCCGGGCGACCGCGAGGGCCTCCCGCACGTTGTTGAGCTTGCCGACGCTGACCTGCTCGGGGCGCAGCCGGCCGGCGTCCTTCAACCGCCCGAGGTGCAGTGCCAGCAGCATCGACGTGCCGAGGGCCACGGTCATGTCGGCGAGCTTGCGCTGGGTCAGCTGGTAGCCGGCCAGCGGACGGTCGAACACCTCCCGCTCCGCGGTGTACGCCAGGGCGGTCTCCACGCAGTCGCGGGCCGCGCCGACCGCGCCGAAGACGATCCCGAACCGGGCCTCGGTGAGGCAGCCCAGCGGTCCGGCCAGGCCCCGGGCGCCGGGCAGCTCGGCGCCGGCGGGCAGCCGCACGCCGTCCAGGGCCAGCTCGGCGGTCACCGAGGCGCGCAGGGAGAGCTTGCGCGGCACCGGGGTCGCGGTGAAGCCGGGGGTTTTCGTGGGGACGACGAACCCGCGGACACCGTCCTCGGTGCGGGCCCACACCACGGCGACGTCGGCGACGGAGCCGTTGGTGATCCACGCCTTCGTGCCGTCGAGCACCCAGTCGGGGCCGTCCCGCCGGGCCCGGGTCCGCATCCCGCCGGGGTCGGACCCGTGGTCCGGCTCGGTGAGGCCGAAGCAGCCGATCGCCTCGCCCGCGGCCATCCGCGGCAGCCACTCCTGCTTGTGCTCCTCGCTGCCGTAGGCGTGCAGCGCGTACATCGCCAGCGACCCCTGGACGCTGACCAGCGAGCGGACGCCGGAGTCGGCGGCCTCCAGCTCGAGGCAGGCCAGGCCGTACTCGACGGCGCTGGTGCCGGCGCACCCGTAGCCCTGCAGGTGCATCCCGAGCAGGCCGAGACCGCCCATCTCCCGGGCCAGCTCGCGGACCGGCAGGTCGCCCGCGGCGAACCAGTCGGCCACGTGGGGCCGGACCCGGTCGCCGCAGAACCGGCGCACGGTCCGCTGGACGTCCCGCTCCTGCTCGGTCAGCAGCGAGTCGACGTCGAGCAGGTCGAGCGGGGCGACCGGCCGGGGTCGCGGCGACTGGGGTCGGGTCGACTGGGGTCGGGTCGGCTGGGTCACGGGGCCTCCCGGGGACGGCTGTGCGGCGCAGGTTAGCCGCCGGCGCCGCCGGCAGGGTGACCGTGCTGCCGATCAGGCGCCGACGAGTGACATCCTGACGCGGTGAGCGTGCGGGACGGAGGGGTCCGGTGGACGGCGTCCTGAGCGACGTCGGGATGGTCGTGCTGTTCATCCTCGTCGGCGGCTTCTTCGCGGCGAGCGAGATCGCCCTGGTGTCGCTGCGCAGCACCCAGCTGGAGCGCCTCGCCGAGCGGGGGGCTGCCGGCGCGCGGGCCGGGCGGCTCGCGGCCGACGCGAACCGGTTCCTGTCGACCGTGCAGATCGGGGTCACCTTGGCGGGGTTCTTCTCCGCCTCCTACGGCGCGGTCACGCTCGCCCCCTACCTGGCCCCCGTCCTCGTGGACTGGGGGCTCGGCCAGGAGGCGGCCGACACGGTGGCGTTCATCGTCATCACCGTCGCGATCGCCTACCTGTCGCTGGTCTTCGGCGAGCTGGCACCCAAACGCCTTGCGCTGCAACGGCCCGAGGGCCTGTCCCTCGTCGTCGCCATCCCCCTGGACCTGCTGGCGACCGTGCTGCGCCCGGTGATCTGGCTGCTGTCCCGGTCCACGGACGTCGTCGTCCGGCTGCTCGGCGGTGACCCGACGGCCCAGCGGGAGGAGATCAGCGAGGAGGAGCTGGCGGTGCTGCTGCGCGGCCACCAGTCGCTGACCGTGCACGAGCGCCGGATCCTCGGCGACGTGCTGGAGGCCGGTGACCGGCACGTCCGGGAGGTGATGCTGCCGCGGACCGAGGTGGAGTTCCTGCGCGCCGACCTGCCGTTGGCCGAGGCGGTCGAGACGTGCCGGGGGCGGCCGTACTCCCGCTACCCCGTGATCGGGACGACCCCGGACGACGTCCGCGGCTTCGTCCACGTGCGGGACCTGTTCGACCCAGCCACGACCGCCGGCGCCCAGGTCGTCGGTGACGTCGTGCGGGAGGTGCCGCTGCTGCCCGAGTCCATGCACGCGCTGGTGGCGCTGGCCCGGATGCGTGCCTCGGGCACGCACCTGGCCGTCGTGGTCGACGAGTACGGCGGGACGGCGGGGATCGTCACCCTCGAGGACCTCATCGAGGAGCTCGTCGGGGACATCCGCGACGAGTACGACCTGGTCCCGGAGGTGCCGCCGCCGGCGCCGGTGGGCGCCCGGACGCTGGACGGGCTCACCCGGGTCGACGAGGTCCACGAGACGGTGCCGGGCCTGCGTCTGCCGGACGGCGACTACGACACCGTCGGCGGGTTCGTCATGGACCGGCTCGGGCGCGTGCCCCGCCTCGGGGACCGGGTGACGGCGGACGGGCACGAGCTCGAGGTGGTCGAGATGGACGGCTACCGGGTCGCCCGCGTGCTGGTCCGACCGGTCTCCCGGCCCGACTGAGGTCTGCGGGTCAGCGACCGCGGCGCGGGCCGCCGGCCCGGGAGACGTCGACCGCCGTCCGCGCCCGGCCGCCGGAGCGGCGGGAGCGGCTGCGGGTGCCGGACGGCCCGGCCACCGGCACCGGTGCCACTGCGGGCTCGATGTGCGCCGCGCGGTCGCCGACCAGGCGGCGCAGCACCGGCGCCCCGGCCGAGGCCGGGGAGTGCTCGGCGGTGATCCCGGCCTGACGCATCAGGGTGCGGACGTCGCCGCGCTGCTCGGTGAGCATCACGGTGACGACCGTCCCGCCGGCCCCGGCGCGCGCCGTCCGGCCGGAGCGGTGCAGGTAGGCCTTGTGCTCGACCGGCGGGTCGACGTGCACGACGAGCTCGACGTCGTCCACGTGGATGCCGCGGGCGGCGATGTCGGTGGCGACGAGCACCCGCACCGCCCCGTCGGAGAACGCCGCCAGGTTCCGCTCCCGGGCGTTCTGGGAGAGGTTGCCGTGCAGGTCGACGGCGGGGATGCCGGCCGCGGTGAGCTGCTTGGCCAGCTTCTTCGCGGCGTGCTTGGTGCGGGTGAACAGCAGCCGGCGGCCGGTGCCGGCGGCCAGCTCGTGGACGACGTCCCGCTTGTCGCCCGGACCGTCCACCGCCAGGACGTGGTGGGTCATGCCGGCGACCGGAGAGGACGCCGAGTCGACCGAGTGCGTCACCGGGTCGCGCATGTAGCGGCGGACCAGCACGTCGACGCCGTTGTCCAGGGTGGCGGAGAACAGCAGCCGCTGGATGCCCGCCGGG
This DNA window, taken from Kineosporiaceae bacterium SCSIO 59966, encodes the following:
- a CDS encoding acyl-CoA dehydrogenase, which produces MTQPTRPQSTRPQSPRPRPVAPLDLLDVDSLLTEQERDVQRTVRRFCGDRVRPHVADWFAAGDLPVRELAREMGGLGLLGMHLQGYGCAGTSAVEYGLACLELEAADSGVRSLVSVQGSLAMYALHAYGSEEHKQEWLPRMAAGEAIGCFGLTEPDHGSDPGGMRTRARRDGPDWVLDGTKAWITNGSVADVAVVWARTEDGVRGFVVPTKTPGFTATPVPRKLSLRASVTAELALDGVRLPAGAELPGARGLAGPLGCLTEARFGIVFGAVGAARDCVETALAYTAEREVFDRPLAGYQLTQRKLADMTVALGTSMLLALHLGRLKDAGRLRPEQVSVGKLNNVREALAVAREARTLLGANGITLDYPVMRHASNLESVLTYEGTSEVHTLVVGQALTGHSAFR